The Microcebus murinus isolate Inina chromosome 9, M.murinus_Inina_mat1.0, whole genome shotgun sequence nucleotide sequence AGCGGCAGTAGCAGCAGCGCCGGCTCCCGGGTGGAGGTGCTCCTAGCGGTGTTGTTTCTCGACCAGTGGCAGTTCTCACTACAGCGCCAGGACGAGTCCGGTTCGTGTTCGTCCGCGGAGATCTCTCTCATCTCGCTCGGCTGCGGGAAATCGGGCTGAAGCGACTGACTCCGCGATGGAGGTAACGGGTTTGAAATCAATGAGTTATTGGAAAGGGCATGGTGAGGCCGTTGGCGCCTCTGTGGAAGTCGGCCAGCTGCCTCCGTGGGAGAGCGGCAGGAAATCGGGCCGCCTCGGTAGCGGTTGGTCTGGAGATATTTGTAAGAGGGTCGATAGCGGAGGCCTGACTGTACAAACACCTtccccaccctcagcctcccGGCGCCATTTCCCtgtactgggggtgggggaagggaactTCCACATGGCGGACGCAGCCCCGCTTTAGTAAAAGTGGGGCGCGGAGGCGGGAATTCTTATTCCCTTTGTAAAGCACGCTGATTTGGGGGCCCCGGCGTCTCCGCGTTGAGCGTTTCGGCGGGCATCGGGTCCCCGTGAGCGAGTCTGCGgagcttcccctccccccctctcccGGGAACCGGATTTGGCGGCCGCCATTTTCATGTCTCTCCTTTCTCGCAGCgtttttcttttaactctctGAATTCTGCTAGTTTAATTTCTTTACCAAAGCATAGACGTGgttaactatttttctttcttctcggGCTGTTTTCATGCCGTTTCGAGGTGGATTTGGAGTGTTTGTGAGCTTGGATCTTTAGAGTCCTGCGCACCTCACTAAAGGCGCTCTGCCTTCCCCTCGATGAAATGGCGCCATTGCGCTCGGAAGCCACACCGAAGAGCGGGCGGGGGGGGGTCTCCAGGGCTTGCCGGCGCGGTTTAAGACAAGGTATTGCGGCCTAGGGCGTTGGGCCGCTGTTGACGCGAGCCAAATTGTAAAGGAACCATTTTATCTTCTCCGATTCTTTGGGTAACGGTTTTATCTGGGTCTGCAGTGATTAAAAGGGTAGTTGAATCGCAGggaactggaaataaaaaaacttgGAGCCCTTAAATTAATAGCGACTGCGAGAGTGGCAGTGAGGAAGGGAGGCTATTTAGAGGGGAGGGATATTCTCAGAATCCTTTATTGCCGTGAAGGATTCCGTTTAAACTGTAGAAATTgatatcttaacatttttattgggaAGTTTAATCTTTACTGGGTAAAACAAAACCATGGGTCTTTGCAGATAAAGTAGTTAGGAAggtgaaaaaatgatttttatcgTTAGTTGTACTGTGGTTAAAACATGGCTCAGTCCTTTAATGCGTGTATATTTATGTACAAAATTGTTTTAGGCCTGGGCCACTATGTATTTGAAATTTGTcacttgcttttctcatttatgCTTGCAATCATGGTTGGTCGTTACATTGATAAACATAAGGGCTCAAACGAAGGGGGTCTATCTGATTACTTTCTTTGACCCTAAGCACgtttataaaataactttgtttATAATCGATAGTGGACGTCGGGTAAGTTTGGAAAATGTGAGGTAAGTAAtgagtttttgctttttgttagtgATTTGTAAGACTTGTAGATGTACTTTTATCTCTAATTTATTTGGGTTTAGAGAAACGTTATGTACAGATATTTAGAATAGatgaaattagctggaaaattcAGATAGCTTGCTAAGTAACCATTTTAAAAGACTGTTACTTGAATATCATATAGGAGCTAGTTTGataatttcagtttttctttttaaatttccagaatCCTGAAAACTCTGAActatacaggaaaaaaatctggCTGAATTGGTTCCTACCACTGTATATTTGAGCACTTGGGAGAATATGCATGGAGGGAGAACCTCCATAGAACTGGATTTAAAGCAGCAATACTGCTTGCTAGGAACAAAATTCttgcattaaaaattacatttgacgTTTTTAGTTTGCCTTGTGCATTATAGCAGTTGATTCTGGATGTCATGACCTATTCAGTGTTAAccggatttttaattttttaagcttaGTTACCTTACTAGGTAACTACCTAGTTAGTTTACCTagttgattcattcttttttaacttCCCAAAATAAAGCGCTGTTTAGTGCAGCATATTTGTTTACTGCTTTGTAGATGATAAAAAATTTcagcacagatttttttcctttgtacaaTTTGAGTCGCTTGTCTTGTGCAGTGTTTACGCCATATGGCCACTTAAGTTCAGTAAGAGTGAGCTTTCAATGTATTTAATGAATCGATTATCTTTAATTTACTCCAGGTGAATGTGTTGCACTGTATGTACAGTTAGCTGAATAGTAATTCAGATTTTTCTCTACTCCTAAATAATTATGAGTGCCCACcaaaaaatcagtatcttaaacttttttttttaagctttaggTGCTGCTGGTCTTAAACATTAGTTTGTCTGGCTTAATAAGAGACTATTTTTAAGGTCATTTATGTATATCttgaatatttagatttttttcttagtcgGCAGTCCTTGTGGGGAGAAACTTAATCACATTTATTAGGGTTTTTTTGGGTTGAGAGAACTTAGTATCGCCACCAGAGGGGGCAGTTAAGGGGAAAGATATCTCTTCAGATAATGAATCCTGAAATAAATGGTAGACTTTGGGTCATAAAGGAACCTAgagttactttttatattttaaaaaaagtctaaatTGGGTAAAACTAACTACTGTGTTTTTAGGCAATAGggttgaatgaaaatatttattagaattctTTAGTAACCCTTTACAGGATAGATTTGTTCCTTTATCTTTAggaagttcttttatttttttttttttttttttttttttttttttttttttttatttttcacccaCTTGTGACTGTTGATATAggaagttcttttaaaaattaagtgatagTAAATGTGTTCAAGATAATTTAATGTTGTAGATTTAGATCAAGCATTAATGACTTTGAAACTTGTATAGTTCAGCTGAGGCAATTTTTTGGTGTAGCACAACTAATATGCAGTTTAACATATGGTTTAAATTtgatgtaagttttttttttcccccccagaaAACTTTAGAAACTGTTCCTTTGGAGAGGAAAAAGGTACTCTGCCAGCAGGTCACCtcatatttaagaatttaatttcCTGCATACgaagagaaaatgtaaataaaaattgaaatggtGTTTTCCTTtgcagagagaaaaggaacagTTCCGTAAACTCTTTATTGGTGGCTTAAGCTTTGAAACCACAGAGGAAAGTTTGAGGAACTACTACGAGCAATGGGGAAAACTTACAGACTGTGTGGTACGTGAGTTATGAAATTCAGAAGGCTGCAGAAAATAACTTAAAGCAGTGTTTCTAGTAAAACTGTAATTCATGTTGCAgtgtaataacaaaaataagataaaatgcttAAGTTTACCCTTTGGTTTTCAAGGTAATGAGAGATCCTGCAAGCAAAAGATCAAGAGGATTTGGTTTTGTGACCTTTTCATCTATGGCTGAGGTTGATGCTGCCATGGCTGCAAGACCTCATTCGATTGATGGGAGAGTGGTTGAGCCAAAACGTGCTGTAGCAAGAGAGGTAAGCAAAACAACATGTTGAAGATCTGAGTGtggtttttgaaataattagtttttttccttgttaaagCTGTATTGGGTTTCTGGATCTTTTCCTTCTTAAGCtaacttatttttcaaaagactGGGCTGTCAAAAGCTTCCTTTGCCTGGTATTCTATAATAAGGTAGATAGAAGCTGTATGTGGTATGCTTTCAATCATGCTTGTGGTTTCTTGTGTCAAGATGACTTTTCTTCTGACCCCCACCATATTAGGAGTCTGGAAAACCAGGGGCTCATGTAACTGTGAAGAAGCTGTTTGTTGGTGGAATTAAGGAAGATACTGAGGAACATCACCTTAGAGATTACTTTGAGGAGTATGGAAAAATCGATACCATTGAGATAATTACTGATAGGCAGTCTGGAAAGAAAAGAGGCTTTGGCTTTGTTACTTTTGACGACCATGATCCTGTGGATAAAATTGTATGTAAGTGTCTATAGGTGCTATAGGTATATTTGGCTTTTAACATATTAAACTTTGGGTATGTTAACATCTAGAACTTAATTAAAAGGTGAACTTTCTGTGTTGGTTTACTATTGCAGTGTTGATTAATGGAgtctgggtttgtttgttttttttcattccagTGCAGAAATACCATACCATCAATGGTCATAATGCAGAAGTAAGAAAGGCTTTGTCCAGACAAGAAATGCAGGAAGTTCAAAGTTCTAGGAGTGGAAGAGGAGGTAACTTCAttgattctcttttttctttctttttatttgtggaAGTGCTTGCTACTAACTAGGGCATTTATTGTAGGCAACTTTGGTTTTGGAGATTCTCGTGGTGGTGGTGGAAATTTTGGACCAGGACCAGGAAGTAACTTTAGAGGAGGATCTGGTAAGTTCAGGTTCTAAGTGTTTAAAGGCTGAatgtacataattaaaaatactagTATGAGTAAGTTTTAATTAGAATTAGGAAATCTAATCTAAATTAAaaggtttttaagaaaaaaaatacgtTGAATCCTGGTGAATCCCCAACTTACAGTTAAAAGGTGAAGAGGGGGTTAATACCAGGTGTATTTATCTGAATAGATAATGTAATGAAGTGCCAATAAGAAAAGCTTTGGACCCATCCATTGTTATTCCTATCTGTAAACAAATGGAATCTCTTAAATTGAGCTTGCTCAGATAAgatttaattatgtatttttatgatttttttttttatgaataagcTAGTAAGCACTAGTGTATTCCATCATAAGGTTTTCATCTTGGGGGTTACTAATAGAATGTGGAGGGAATGACTTCTAAAAATTGAGTAGGGTGAACAGTTTATAATCATCTCTTTTCCTCACCAGATGGATATGGAAGTGGACGTGGATTTGGGGATGGCTATAATGGGTATGGAGGAGGACCTGGAGGtcagtttctttattttgatttctgtgACTTAAACTTAACTGGATTGTATATGTTTGTTTATCCATCAGCTTTTGAAGTCGTCTGTATTTTACCCTTTATAATGGGCTTTGGGTGATAGTGGTTCAGTTATTTGgcttttcatttgtaatttatttgcaTCTTAGCTATTTTATAGCTTAAGGAATATAGTGCAAAGTCATGGATGgtttaaatgagaatttaaagGTGCCATCATGCTATCCCATTATTTCTTAAGTAAACAAATTGGactgaaatgtgatttttttatataccaGAAAGGTTAGAATACAGGAATTGATGACTGAGATCAATACATGAAGAAAAGGATATATAAGAGCAATTCTTGTCTTAGCCCTTAAATAGATAATGGGTTTCCCAGGAGAACATCTAAAAAGTAACCTAAGGAactctcaaaatatatatatataagtgtgcTCTTGGCTACAGATAGGGTTATGAGCCACTGTTGGACATCAAGTTACAGCTTTAAATGTATCAGTTTCATTGGAGTACAGGAAAAGGGGTTGATAACTTCCTAACTGGCTTCCTAATAAAAAAAGGGACATTTAAAAACTGAGCTAGCAGTAGATTTTATCTCTGGATTTGCTTCCCATTTATTAGGCATAACAAAGTTGTGTATCAAACCTTTCTAATgttactataaaattttaatttaaaattacagcTTGTAAATAATTTGAGACTTGGTGTACCAgttttgagaagttttttttccctctttaaggGGCTAGATTGAACAAGTTAGTTTTGATTTATACAAACATTTACTAATTTCTGGTTCTCTCCCCATATTTACTTTGGAGAGGGTAGTGAACAATACCATTTAGTAAAGAGCAACCCTTTAGGAAAGAGACATAGTAATTCATTTCATAGGGAAACATGAATTGGGAGTTTAATATTTTGGACCAGTAGGAAAAAGTGGCTGTTCTACTTTCTCCTTAGCACATACTGTAATCTACTCCTCACAATCCTTACGCAAATTACACATGTATTTCAAGATACCTTCAAAGAGGGATCCTTAATATCTTCAGTTTTAGGGGAAAGCTGTGGTATTACAGGTATTTAGGTTTCGATAAATGGTTTATGCTGTGGTATTATAGATATAAGTCTCTCTCAGTGGGTTATCCAGTTGGCTATGGGTAGGCACCCCAGCCCCCAAAAGTTTGCCAAGGATAGGTGTTCAGCCC carries:
- the HNRNPA2B1 gene encoding heterogeneous nuclear ribonucleoproteins A2/B1 isoform X2, with the protein product MEREKEQFRKLFIGGLSFETTEESLRNYYEQWGKLTDCVVMRDPASKRSRGFGFVTFSSMAEVDAAMAARPHSIDGRVVEPKRAVAREESGKPGAHVTVKKLFVGGIKEDTEEHHLRDYFEEYGKIDTIEIITDRQSGKKRGFGFVTFDDHDPVDKIVLQKYHTINGHNAEVRKALSRQEMQEVQSSRSGRGGNFGFGDSRGGGGNFGPGPGSNFRGGSDGYGSGRGFGDGYNGYGGGPGGGNFGGSPGYGGGRGGYGGGGPGYGNQGGGYGGGYDNYGGGNYGSGNYNDFGNYNQQPSNYGPMKSGNFGGSRNMGGPYGGGNYGPGGSGGSGGYGGRSRY
- the HNRNPA2B1 gene encoding heterogeneous nuclear ribonucleoproteins A2/B1 isoform X3 codes for the protein MEKTLETVPLERKKREKEQFRKLFIGGLSFETTEESLRNYYEQWGKLTDCVVMRDPASKRSRGFGFVTFSSMAEVDAAMAARPHSIDGRVVEPKRAVAREESGKPGAHVTVKKLFVGGIKEDTEEHHLRDYFEEYGKIDTIEIITDRQSGKKRGFGFVTFDDHDPVDKIVLQKYHTINGHNAEVRKALSRQEMQEVQSSRSGRGGNFGFGDSRGGGGNFGPGPGSNFRGGSDGYGSGRGFGDGYNGYGGGPGGNYGSGNYNDFGNYNQQPSNYGPMKSGNFGGSRNMGGPYGGGNYGPGGSGGSGGYGGRSRY
- the HNRNPA2B1 gene encoding heterogeneous nuclear ribonucleoproteins A2/B1 isoform X1, with the protein product MEKTLETVPLERKKREKEQFRKLFIGGLSFETTEESLRNYYEQWGKLTDCVVMRDPASKRSRGFGFVTFSSMAEVDAAMAARPHSIDGRVVEPKRAVAREESGKPGAHVTVKKLFVGGIKEDTEEHHLRDYFEEYGKIDTIEIITDRQSGKKRGFGFVTFDDHDPVDKIVLQKYHTINGHNAEVRKALSRQEMQEVQSSRSGRGGNFGFGDSRGGGGNFGPGPGSNFRGGSDGYGSGRGFGDGYNGYGGGPGGGNFGGSPGYGGGRGGYGGGGPGYGNQGGGYGGGYDNYGGGNYGSGNYNDFGNYNQQPSNYGPMKSGNFGGSRNMGGPYGGGNYGPGGSGGSGGYGGRSRY
- the HNRNPA2B1 gene encoding heterogeneous nuclear ribonucleoproteins A2/B1 isoform X4, whose protein sequence is MEREKEQFRKLFIGGLSFETTEESLRNYYEQWGKLTDCVVMRDPASKRSRGFGFVTFSSMAEVDAAMAARPHSIDGRVVEPKRAVAREESGKPGAHVTVKKLFVGGIKEDTEEHHLRDYFEEYGKIDTIEIITDRQSGKKRGFGFVTFDDHDPVDKIVLQKYHTINGHNAEVRKALSRQEMQEVQSSRSGRGGNFGFGDSRGGGGNFGPGPGSNFRGGSDGYGSGRGFGDGYNGYGGGPGGNYGSGNYNDFGNYNQQPSNYGPMKSGNFGGSRNMGGPYGGGNYGPGGSGGSGGYGGRSRY